In Bacillus cereus ATCC 14579, a single window of DNA contains:
- a CDS encoding serine hydrolase domain-containing protein gives MIKTKDEIDKIVKEIQKKIDFSGVVLVKKEKDLVYETALGYANKSECINNTIQTRFGIASGCKIFTAIGICQLVEKGVISFHTKLKDCLEIKLPNFDEDITIHQLLTHSSGIPDYFDESIIDNFEDLWKQTPMYLLKSLKDFLPLFQNNNMMFAPGSKFHYNNAGFIILGLIIEEQTGLKFTEYIETNIFNSIGMNDSGYFSLDKLPRHTALGYIKDETNQNWRTNAYSIPIKGGADGGAYVTAPDMLKFWAALFNNEILGKEYTKLLLTPHIYVNDKQSYGYGIWIETRENKVFKYHVMGYDPGVSFRSAIYPELGITLVIPSNKEAGPEKLMTEIERAF, from the coding sequence GTGATAAAAACAAAAGATGAAATTGATAAAATTGTAAAAGAAATACAAAAGAAAATAGATTTCTCTGGAGTAGTTTTAGTAAAAAAAGAAAAAGATTTAGTCTATGAAACAGCATTGGGTTACGCAAACAAAAGTGAATGTATAAACAATACGATACAAACAAGATTTGGCATTGCCTCAGGATGTAAAATCTTCACTGCAATTGGCATCTGTCAACTTGTTGAAAAAGGTGTTATTTCTTTTCATACAAAATTAAAGGATTGTCTAGAGATAAAACTTCCAAACTTCGATGAAGATATTACAATACATCAACTACTAACGCATAGCTCTGGTATACCAGATTATTTTGATGAAAGTATTATAGATAACTTCGAGGATCTTTGGAAACAAACACCTATGTATCTATTAAAGAGCTTAAAAGACTTTTTACCATTATTTCAAAACAATAATATGATGTTTGCACCTGGGAGTAAGTTTCACTACAACAACGCAGGTTTTATCATACTTGGATTAATAATAGAAGAACAGACGGGACTTAAATTTACGGAGTATATAGAAACAAACATTTTTAATTCGATTGGCATGAATGATTCTGGCTATTTTTCATTAGATAAATTACCAAGACATACAGCTCTAGGATATATAAAGGACGAAACCAACCAAAATTGGAGAACAAACGCTTACTCTATACCAATAAAAGGAGGGGCTGATGGAGGTGCATATGTTACTGCACCAGACATGTTGAAATTTTGGGCGGCACTATTTAATAATGAAATTTTAGGAAAGGAATATACAAAGTTACTTTTAACTCCCCACATTTATGTAAATGATAAACAGTCTTACGGATATGGAATATGGATTGAAACACGAGAAAACAAGGTATTCAAATATCATGTAATGGGATATGATCCAGGCGTCAGTTTTCGCTCGGCCATATATCCAGAATTAGGAATCACTTTAGTTATTCCATCGAATAAAGAGGCAGGACCTGAAAAATTAATGACAGAAATAGAAAGAGCTTTTTAA
- a CDS encoding VanZ family protein encodes MYMINGSLFIILGVICYLIVRGILIGTKNKKHVIWWKEIVSFLFVVYICMVVAVTLFPLPIGFPSNVENLNRSVNIIPFASIIKDINQIGSAYDGDALFMIGLIVRNVGGNILLLMPLGFLAPILWDKYKKFKNTILLGFSISASIELLQLIESLFSGVGRITDIDDVICNVLGSIFGYCIYNIFLKAINKFNIRVLGKTNSKGVELVDK; translated from the coding sequence TTGTATATGATCAACGGTAGTTTGTTTATTATTTTAGGGGTTATTTGTTATTTAATTGTACGTGGAATATTAATTGGTACCAAAAATAAAAAACATGTGATTTGGTGGAAAGAAATAGTAAGTTTTTTATTCGTGGTTTACATTTGTATGGTTGTTGCAGTAACTTTATTCCCTTTACCAATCGGTTTTCCTTCTAATGTTGAAAATCTGAATCGCTCGGTCAATATAATACCATTTGCATCAATTATTAAAGACATCAATCAAATTGGTAGTGCTTATGATGGAGATGCCCTATTTATGATTGGGCTAATTGTAAGAAATGTAGGCGGGAATATTTTATTATTAATGCCTTTAGGATTTTTAGCACCTATCCTATGGGATAAATATAAGAAATTCAAAAATACAATTTTATTAGGATTTTCTATATCAGCTAGTATTGAATTGCTACAATTAATTGAGTCTTTATTTAGTGGAGTGGGACGTATTACTGATATTGATGATGTGATTTGTAATGTTCTAGGTTCTATTTTTGGATATTGTATTTATAATATCTTTTTAAAAGCCATTAATAAATTTAACATTCGAGTATTGGGTAAAACTAATTCTAAAGGTGTGGAATTAGTTGATAAATAG